TATATCACAAGGGGAACCTTTTCGTGGAGATGATGAGAGTTCTACTTCCCTCAACAAAGGTACATTTAGAGAGATGGTTGATTGATATAAACATAAGGTTGAGATAGTGAAGGATGCATATGAGAAAGGTTCTAAAAATTGTCAGATGTTATCTCATTTTATACAAAAGGATCTTACAAAAGCTTGTGCAGAGGAAGTCACAGCTGTCATTATGGATGAAATTCGAGGTAGAAAATTCTCAGTGCTTATAGATGAATCTCGAGAtatttcaataaaggagcaaatggCAATGATTCTAAGGTCAGTACTCCATAATAGCATTTTTACTTAGATTCTTCACATTATTTCTAAAATTATACTAACACATAAACAAATGCGTCATGCAGGTTTGTGAATGATGAAGGAAAAGTTGTGGAGAGATTTCTTGGACTTCAACATGTTCAGAGTTGTACATCTATTGCATTGAAAGAAGCTTTGGTCGGTATGCTTTCAAGTCACAGTTTATCTATCTCTATGCTTCGTGGGCAAGGGTACGATGGTGCTTCTAATATGAGAGGCGAGTTTAATGGGGTGCAGAAAATGattcgtgatgaaaatccttatgCTTTCTATGTGCATTGTTTTGCCCATCAATTTCGACTTCTAGTGCAGACATTGCAGATTTCTTTAACTATATTCCTTTAATAGTCAACACCGTGGGGGCATCTTGTATGAGAAAGGATGCCTTACTTGCAAAGCATCATGATGTGTTGCTAGAAAAGATTGAGAATGGTGAGATTATGACTGGAAGAGGTTTAAACCAAGAAAGTAGCATAGCAAGGCCTGGAGATACTAGATGGGGTTCACATCTAAAAACTTTGCTTCGCATTTTGGTGATGTTTGAGGCAATCATAGATGTCCTTGAAATAGTGAAGAAAGATTCTATTAAACCAGCATGTAATGGTGGAGCTTTAGGTTTAATTGGAAAAATGGAAATCTTTGATTTTGTGTTCATCCTGCATTTGTTGATAGAAATATTGAGTATGACAGATATTTTGTCACATGCTTTGCAAAGGAAGAATCAAGATATAGTTGAAGCAATGCATTTGATCACGGATGTGAAAgagagcttgcaagatatgagaGAAAATGGATGGGAGCCATTACTAAAAAAAGTGAAACCATTCTGTGAGAGGAATGAGATTGAAGTGCCAGATATGGATAAAGAAATTAATGTTAGAGCGACATCTAGACGAAGAAAGCAAAAGGTAACAAACATGCATTACTATCATGTTGAGATTTTTCTTGTTGCCATTGATGCCATCTTGACTGAGTTGAATCATCGGTTCAATAAAATTAGTTCAGAGTTATTAGTATGTATGGCTGCTTTTAACCCAAGGAACTCATTCTCTAATTTTGATGTCGACAAACTTGTGAGGCTTGCTGAAATTTATGCTGAGGATTTTGATATTGGTGATCTTACTATTTTGCCAAATCAACTTAGACAGTTTGTCAACCGTGCTAGAAGAACTCCATAATTTCTTGGATGCACTGAACTTGGAAAAATTGCTGAAATTATGGTCAAGGCTTCTATGCACACATCTTATAAATTGGTTTACCGTCTTATTGAGCTAACGTTGACACTACCAGTGGCAACGGCTTCAGTTGAGAGAATATTTTCAGCTATGGCCATTATAAAGACAGATTTGCGTAGTAAAATGGGTGATGAATGGCTCAATGACTTGATGATATGCTATAATGAGAAGGAGATATTTAAGAAGATTGATAACGAAAAGATTAAAAAGCGATTTTAAGAGATGAAAAAGCGTCGTATGTTATTGCCCAAAAAAATAGTGGTATGCTCTATTCTCTTTCAAACTAATATTTTTCGCTTTTAAATTAATAATTTGGAGGTCCATAAATATTTGACTCATCTATTATGTCTTATTTATGCAGTTTGCTTCTTCGGATGAATAATGAGTGCTATTATGTATGAGAGCCATTTATTTATGCCTATCTGTGTTTCGAATTTCGGTATGGATAAATTTCATCCCATATTTCTTATTTTGTATTTTATAATTTTTACTGTTCATCGATGTTTTAATATAAAAGTACTATAAATTATTATATTTGTAGGGAGTATGATAAAGTTATGTCGATATAGCGTTTTAGTTTAGCCCCTCCTAAATTTTTTTCTAGATCCGTCCCTGTTTGCCGCTGTGTTTAGCTCTCTTCCCCGCAAGGATCCATCGATCGGTCGGACAGGGTAATCGATTTCTCCTCGCTCGTACTAGTGAATCTCGGATGGGTGCATTGGCGATTTGCTGCGCAGGCACAGTATAGGGTTCTTGGTGGGGGTTTCTTGGGGATGGATCTCTCATAGCTCCGGGGTTTATTTCCACATTCTAACTAGACGCAGCAACTTATCTTTCCCTCGATTTTGTGTAATGGCGTGCTCTTTGCTCAAGTCTTGCCTTTCCCAGCTCTAGCCGCTACTCTGCTCTTCCCCCAGCGTGGCTGTTTTGCACTTTTGCGGCCGTCAGTGCGGGAGTGGACAAAGCTAAAGACTTGGGGGCTGGTTCAGACGGGGATCGACATGTGTCTAGTAAATTAAGCAGTTATCTTTCTATTTGGAAGAACCGCTTATTAGCTGAGcacttctttttttttcttctagaCAGTTGTAGATGTGATGTGGAGCAGTGCACAAACTGCTCCATATCTGAACACCGCATGATAATTGTATATTTGCAGTGTACAAAGAGTCAAATTGCATATTTTATCTTCAGTTTGTGGTCAGGTGCCTTGAATCGTGAGAGTTTACACCTTGTGATTCCCATGGCTGCCTCAATGCGACATGTATCTACCCTTGTCTATGATCAAAGCAACTTACTGAACATGAGTAATTGTCTTCTCTTTGTGTCATATCTAGTTTATATCTAGTTTATATGAGTAATTGTCTTCTCTTTTGTTCTTCAATGGATATCAAAAGGCTGTTGAACAGTGAGTTTATGGTGCGATGTGCTTATTCATTTGGTTTCAAAGAGTTCCAAGTGCATCACTTTTTTTTAGTTGCCCTCATGTTATGAGATTCTAATCTCTATCCATTCAGGTTGGCATGTACTTTTTGACTTGCGTGCCATATTTTTGGCTTTCTCTATGATGTCCAAACTTGCATTGGTGTACCATCAGCTTCGTTCAAGAAGTACTAATAGTTGATGCATTATTGGAGTTAGGATATGCTCGGATGACAAATGAATGGCCTTGCCTTTACACTCTTGTCCTTGATGCATTACTGGACCGCTGGTAGCATACATGACAGACGTCCGTCTTATTGTGCGCAGATAAGACATGGGTCAGATTTTGGGTTTAGTTCAGGTTGATCAGTCAACTGTAGCCATCAAAGAAAATTTTGGCAAGTTCAGCGAGGTCCTGGAGCCTGGTTGCCACTTCCTGCCCTGGTGCATAGGGCAGCAGATTGCTGGTTACCTCTCCTTGCGTGTGCGCCAGCTGGATGTCCGCTGCGAAACAAAGACAAAGGTTTTCTCCGTCGCATTCCGTTTTGATGTCTGATTTGTGCTTTGCTGAAGCTACTGCCATTACCAAAGAAGAATATCTATTGTCTATCGAACGTTTCTGAACTCTATTGTCTGGATTTTGTTTGTTCAGGACAATGTCTTTGTCACTGTTGTTGCATCTGTTCAATATCGCGCTCTTGCTGATAAGGCATCTGACGCCTTCTACAAGCTGAGCAACACCAGGGAACAAATCCAGTCATACGTATTTGATGGTAAGTGTTCCTACTGTTTGAAATCCTACTTTAGGTGTTTATTATGTCGCGTCTATTCTGTGCTTGCCATGTCTCCGTTGTTCTATATTTGGTCTCAGTCCTTGCATACCCTATGCAAATTGACTGGTTTCTATGCTTGCGAATCTAGAGACATAAATTGTAACTTTGGTAGAAAATTATGTTTCAACACTGCACAGTTCAAAAGAGCCAGTTCTCACGGCTCTTCATTGCTTATTCCAGTCATCAGAGCTACTGTTCCGAAGCTGGGCTTGGACGATGCATTTGAGCAGAAGAATGAGATCGCAAAAGCAGTGGAAGAGGAGCTTGAAAAGGTTTCTGCCAAGCATTTTTTTTGTTTAATTGTTGTGTTGAATTTCCTTTAGAGCACGTGGAATCTTTTGACTGTTCTAGCTTGCTTGTGGTGTAGGCAATGTCTACTTATGGCTATCAGATCGTGCAAACGCTAATTGTTGATATTGAGCCTGACGACCGCGTCAAGAGAGCAATGAACGAGATCAATGCAGGCGAGTACTTTACTCTTCAATTTTCATCATATTATAAGCACCGCATCAGATTAAATTGGCAATACAGAATTTGGCCATTTGCTAAGCCATCAGCATCTACTAATTACATTGACTAATCTTACATGCTACCCTTTTGGCTGCATGGCACAGCTGCTAGGATGAGGGTGGCAGCCAGTGAGAAAGCTGAGGCTGAGAAGATACTCCAGATCAAGAAAGCCGAGGGAGAGGCGGAATCCAAGTACCTGGCTGGCGTGGGTATTGCAAGGCAGCGCCAGGCCATTGTGGATGGGCTGAGGGACAGTGTGCTCGCCTTCTCAGAGAACGTTCCAGGCACCACTGCCAAGGACATCATGGACATGGTCCTGGTCACCCAGTACTTTGACACCATGAGGGAGATTGGGGCCTCCTCCAAGTCCTCTTCGGTGTTCATCCCCCACGGTCCTGGAGCTGTCAAGGATGTCTCGGCGCAGATAAGAGATGGCCTCCTGCAGGCTAATCTGCACTGAGGGTACCCTGAGAAAACGAAGGATTCAGAGGGATGAGGGCATCGGTCCTATGATGCTATAAAATTGTCAATTATAGACTATATATGATATATAGAGGCAGGCTTGATTGATTTGTAAAAGCATAGTTAAGCACCGATTGAGCTATAAGTGCACTTGTGAGTGAGCCTGGGTATCCAAACCTGTCAGCTATTTGGTATGTATATGTTCTGCGTGCAAAATCCTACTGTAGCCATAGCGTTGAACAGGAAGAATTGTAAATGGATTTGGTGAGTTTATCAATCAGGTTACTGCACAGGAGTAACTGTTCCAGCAGGCACCGAGATACCCAGGACAAAGGGCCGGCACGGGGGCATTCCGCATTCCGTCGACCATCGCACGCGCGCGGGGAGAACAGAAGGCGAGGGAGGGACGACTCACTTGCAGACGAGGGAACAGCTTCCGAGGTCAACGCAGTCGAGCTGCGAGAACATCCGCGCCATCACGTGTGCCGGGGCCCgcagcgccggcgccggcgcccgcATGCTCCTCCCCTTGCCTCGGAGGCGCCATGGCCGATCCGCCCGCCCCGCCGTCCCGGCTCTTGTATTGGAGTGGACAAGTGGGCTGCAGCCCTGCAGGTGCAGAAACCTCGATCAATTCCCGACCATGCCTTGTGTCAGTGTCACCTAGGTTGAAGAACTGGACGAAGCAATTCTTTATTGGGATTGGTTACGCCACGAATCCAATTATCCAAACTTGATTCATCGACgacggaagaagaaaaaaaaatgcCATCTCATTGTGACGCGACGATATGTCCATTTGTCAGAACAGAATACATGAGGTGATCCGTGGATAAAACCGCTGACAAATAATCGACATCATGTATTCACGGTTTCAGTGTACAGGAAGGAAACGAAAGAAGCACAATCCCTCGCGTGCATGTTATTTTTTTATTACAGAAACTTAAAATTTTGTATATAATTAGATTAAGATGGAAAGAATATGTTTGAATTTTTTAGATTTTTTTTGAATTTTATTAATTCATGTGCACCATATATGCAACAAAGACTAATGTGTACCGGATATGTTACCAAGAGCGAAAAGATACATGGAAGTTAACTTGAAATAAAATACAATCGATTACAGATAGAATGAATTACTCATCCGGATGTATACAATATAACAAATAATTACAAAAATACCTTCAGCTCTTACAACCAGCTCTTACAATCAGTACCACGAAGGTAAAAAGGATTACACAGCTTCAAATGACGAGTCGAATAATCCACTCTGATAAAAAAAGTACTACGTATGACATTAttcctctatttatagtcacATGTCATAATTTCGgtagaattacaatcatacccttaAATTGAGATACCCACTACTGCCCTTAAAATTTATCCGCACTCGTGAGTACGCGTCATCAATACTAAGATTTTACTTCGTCTTTGTCAGTATCTCAAAATTGAGATACCCACTACTAGGGATGTTCCTAAACACATCCGAAttgtatcacaaatctaatattttagaatagatatacatagaatttaaagttaattttcggcaatgttattaagaatattatgaagtatttaaataaatttttgtataattttttatgtacattattttctccctacaacaaaaaaggtgaaaaacatctgaatccgtattcggatagacatccaaattttatatgaattatttaaaaagatatagaatgaatttaatgtttatttttgtgaagattaatagtctcaatgctaaaaacaagaatataaatttacatagcaaattctatatgttagctgttcacaatcgaagaaagaagaccaaaaaatgacatccgaataaatatccggatccatccctaCCCACTACTACTAAGTTAAGGTGGACCCTCCGGGATGTcaatagtgaaagtcgcctaaaggggggtgaatagggcgaatctgaaatttacaaacttaatcacaactacaagccgggttagcgttagaaatataatcgagtccaagagagagggtgcaaaataaatcgcaagcgaataaatagtgtgacacgtggatttgttttactgaggttcggttcttgcaaacctactccccgttgaggtggtcacaaagaccgggtctctttcaaccctttccctctctcaaacggtcacttagaccgagtgggcttcttcttctcaaacaaatggaacacgaagttcccgcaaggaccaccacacgattggtgtctcttgcctcaattacaagtgagtttgatctcaagaaagaatgagaaagaaaagaagcgatccaagcgcaagagctcaaatgaacacaacaaatcactctctctaatcactaaagctttgtgtggagttgggagaagatttgatctctttggtgtgccttgtattgaatgctagctcttgtaatgtagttggaaggtgggaaacttggatgacttgaatgtgggggtggttggggtatttatagccccaaccaccaaactagccgtttggtggaggctgctgtcgcatgacgcaccggacagtccggtgcgccaccggatagtgtccggtgcgccagccacgtcaccaggccgttgggttccgaccgttggagctctgacttgtgggcccgcctgacatgtccggtgaattatagcggagcggattcccgaagctagcgggttcagagtcgctctcctctggagcaccggacagtccgttgaattatagcgaagcgtctCTGAGaatcccgaaggtgatgagttcagcttggagttccctggtgcaccggacagtccggtgcgccagaccagggcacacttcggttatcccttgctctctttgttgaacccttttcttggtctttttattggcttatgtgaacctttggcacctgtagaacttatagactagagcaaactagttagtccaattatttgtgttgggcaattcaaccaccaaaaccaattaggaaataggtgtaagcctaattccctttcaaataggGACTCCAATACTCGCTAACCGATGCTAAATCCCTTATTAGGGTTAGGATATCAGACAAAAAGTCTCCCCATTGGTATAAATATGAGACAAAATATTCACCCATTAGGTAAGCAGAAATGGGTTTGGAAAGAAATCATCCAAAACCAATTAACCATGAGTAATATTCACCTAGTGAAATTAAATGTGTGTCCTAATAGATAATAAGCACAACAACTAACTCAATCTCTTTCAACTAACttaatctctttcaacccttttaagCACCCATCCACCTAGCCTAGGTGGTCagccactagccgtcccatccacTAGTCCATATGTTTTTTTTTTGTGTTTTGCTGTTTTGTATGGTTAAACATATTTTTTTATTAAATGTCAGATTTATTGGTAGTGTATTATTGTTAGGTGCCGTGTGACTGTTAATGTCATATGAAATATAATTTAATAGTGTTTTCCTTGTCATGGATGAGGACCCATTGAGACCCTATATCAGAATAAGGATGTGTATGAGATGAATCTTATATCATAATAGATATAAGTATGAAAATAGGGATGTGTATAACTTCATGAGACCGTGTCCAACAAGGACCTGTATGTGGTTCTGTACGCCAAATTTACAGGACGCCGAGCTCCTTTGTTGGTCCAGCAACGGACGGTAAAGCCTCCGGTAAAATACCGGACGCTGCCTGCGCATGCTACATTTAGCGTTTCACTGTGCGTCCGCTACGCAGCCGGCCAGCAGGGGCATAGTGCTGATACGACAAGGATGGCCCACATGCAGCTCGTGGGACCAGGAGCTCACAGGAGGAGGCAACGACATTGGAACATGGGTCGGGCCCACAGTTGTCAAAAAATATAGAATATAGGATATAGAGGAGGaaatttagagaacgctgctGGAGATGGTAGAGATATAGAGGATGTAATATTTTAGAGTGTACTGTAAAGGACGAAAAATATTTTTTTAGAGGATGAAATTTAAAGGACGTTGCTGAAGATAGCCTGAGGATGAGTACTAGATGTCTGGAGTCTGAACCTGGTGGAGAATTCCCCACAGAAGGAGAAGGAAAATAAACTAGGGTTTAGCCGGGGCCACACGGCAGGCTCCACGGCGTGGTTATGTCCGCCTTTATTCTCCCCCCACTCGTCTGCTTCGCCTCCACCTATCCGCCGCCTCCCAATCATCCTGCCCCCAAACTCCCACCCCGCAGCATCCCCACGCCACCACACCTCGTCGCGTCGCGTCGTCACCGGCGTGAAGATGGTCGGGCCAGGCCTCTACACCGAGATCGGCAAGAAGACCAGGGGTGGGTATCCGTCCTAAGGATTCCTTTCAAGCTCTGGGGATCATGGGTGCAGTTCGCTGGTTTATTCTCTTCTGTTGGTTTGCTTATTGTTGTTGGTTCGCTTTTTCCGCAGATCTGCTGTACAAGGACTACCAGACTGACCACAAGTTCACCCTCACTACCTACACCTCCAATGGCGTCGTAAGTGCTTCGCTCCGTTTCGGAACACCCCGTTTCCTCTTGTTCAGCTTCGGTCCTTTTACTAGGGCGTT
This portion of the Zea mays cultivar B73 chromosome 2, Zm-B73-REFERENCE-NAM-5.0, whole genome shotgun sequence genome encodes:
- the LOC541820 gene encoding hypersensitive induced response 2 yields the protein MGQILGLVQVDQSTVAIKENFGKFSEVLEPGCHFLPWCIGQQIAGYLSLRVRQLDVRCETKTKDNVFVTVVASVQYRALADKASDAFYKLSNTREQIQSYVFDVIRATVPKLGLDDAFEQKNEIAKAVEEELEKAMSTYGYQIVQTLIVDIEPDDRVKRAMNEINAAARMRVAASEKAEAEKILQIKKAEGEAESKYLAGVGIARQRQAIVDGLRDSVLAFSENVPGTTAKDIMDMVLVTQYFDTMREIGASSKSSSVFIPHGPGAVKDVSAQIRDGLLQANLH